The Sphingomonas alpina genome has a segment encoding these proteins:
- a CDS encoding autotransporter domain-containing protein: MIQANTGVRSARVRSWLLASAGTVSLILGGTAHAQNIGPSGMINEPQGGAQPISTISDPSIIVSPPNTPASAVDTGVNGVGQMIIDQKNGFIGTCTGTLINPRTVIFAAHCVNENPNGGAMDPWGYGTGANQLPIGFGFQANNNAAGNSAFGKWLNGVSGGQKYLTRVADYMYNVNQVLYHPDSVLLGDGNNFLQADVAVASLDTPAANVPTWALLLSELPAPGAIDDVTGTGYHVTVTGYGNNGVGPTGATGSDFRRRVAENYVGILGSLDDVDLFLFGSAGGLPQNLYQVDFDSPGHGNQFDFNAFKDDALPNEGITGPGDSGGPLIVDRAFAKQVVIAVLSGGSRYFNGQPGSSYGTTSFYQPLYLFWDYLAASNPYRYVGAKAGDGAWTDPNHWVTKLDPAYNVLVNGQLVNGIPTTPGEGINGTGGKFGQICFLTDCVDIANAPSSSTTPLPAATLANGLPGASNFVPNNIDPNAATQTNARYFDVTLSAAGTTTLDSAVTIDRFTMTSADAKLNVGTGGSLKSLININQLDGLVTNNGLITSVGDYFLLSGGVTGSGRFNAPYFTSATGIFAPGTTGTAGTLTFGGNLVLSSGTHYFIDLGSNGVSDKIAVVATTFNGATPTNGTVSLGGQLGFAIMPNSVIRSTDVYTILTAEGGFADLNRFSPNTSPLSAILGAPRITYTPNAVQVSIDVGKYADLATSPIQRAYAQLLDQNRAGTGQTFVNLYGPLDLQNAGTIRATLEGFAPRAEALNYSIGTVAVDNMARFYRDRLNSLQPGELGGTLALVGQPLKLAALNMNGMLGQPEVRSDAGDTVLQEGKLPETVSGFIAGGYLNGDSSPMPTAVPLGGRNQFDGYYLAAGLETELSEHAVAGFAFSYSKVDGDTAIAGQTARGALYQGTIYGKVESVSGIVLDGVASAGLFATRTERTAAILATTYRLEAKDQSLALSAEIGLGKNFDLGQLKVGPRVSLRASRIGFDRVAETGGGPALVYDRENLDSLQARAGLTASAKGTFRPYLSAYYVHDFANQPAAFGANFVGGVGPNALFAMTGEDNDWAEIGGGIAFGSDKAEFSVGADTTLSRSDVANQSYRASVKLRF; encoded by the coding sequence ATGATTCAAGCCAATACCGGCGTGCGCTCGGCACGCGTCCGCTCGTGGCTGCTCGCCTCGGCGGGTACCGTATCGCTCATCCTGGGCGGCACCGCCCATGCCCAGAATATCGGCCCAAGCGGCATGATCAACGAGCCGCAGGGCGGCGCACAGCCGATCAGCACGATTTCCGACCCGAGCATCATCGTTTCCCCGCCGAACACACCGGCCAGTGCCGTCGATACGGGCGTCAACGGCGTCGGCCAGATGATCATCGATCAGAAGAACGGCTTTATCGGCACCTGCACCGGCACCTTGATCAACCCGCGCACGGTGATCTTTGCTGCGCACTGCGTGAACGAAAACCCCAATGGCGGCGCAATGGACCCCTGGGGCTATGGCACCGGCGCGAACCAGCTGCCGATCGGCTTCGGCTTCCAGGCCAATAACAATGCGGCGGGCAATTCGGCGTTCGGCAAATGGCTGAACGGTGTTTCCGGCGGTCAAAAATACCTGACCCGCGTCGCCGACTATATGTATAACGTCAACCAGGTCCTGTATCATCCGGACTCGGTGTTGCTCGGCGACGGCAACAATTTCCTTCAGGCCGACGTCGCGGTCGCATCGCTCGATACGCCGGCCGCGAACGTGCCGACCTGGGCGCTCCTCCTGTCCGAGCTGCCCGCTCCCGGCGCGATCGATGACGTTACCGGCACCGGCTATCACGTCACCGTCACTGGCTATGGCAATAACGGCGTCGGTCCGACCGGCGCGACCGGCAGCGATTTCCGCCGTCGCGTTGCGGAGAATTATGTCGGCATTCTCGGCTCGCTCGACGATGTCGACCTGTTCCTGTTCGGCTCGGCCGGCGGCTTGCCGCAGAATCTCTATCAGGTCGATTTCGACAGCCCCGGCCATGGCAACCAGTTCGATTTCAACGCCTTCAAGGATGATGCGCTCCCCAATGAGGGTATCACGGGACCGGGTGACTCGGGCGGGCCGCTGATCGTCGATCGCGCCTTTGCCAAGCAGGTGGTGATCGCCGTCCTGTCCGGCGGCAGCCGCTATTTCAATGGCCAGCCCGGATCGAGCTACGGCACCACCTCCTTCTACCAGCCGCTCTATCTGTTCTGGGATTATCTCGCGGCGAGCAACCCGTACCGCTATGTCGGTGCCAAGGCCGGCGACGGCGCCTGGACCGATCCGAACCATTGGGTCACCAAACTCGATCCGGCGTATAACGTCCTGGTCAATGGTCAGCTGGTCAACGGCATCCCGACCACCCCGGGCGAAGGAATCAACGGCACCGGGGGCAAGTTCGGCCAGATCTGCTTCCTCACTGATTGCGTCGATATCGCGAACGCACCCAGCAGCTCGACAACGCCATTGCCGGCCGCAACGCTGGCCAACGGCCTGCCCGGCGCAAGCAATTTCGTGCCCAACAATATCGATCCCAATGCCGCGACGCAGACCAATGCGCGCTATTTCGACGTGACTTTGTCGGCGGCCGGCACCACCACGCTGGACAGCGCGGTGACGATCGACCGCTTCACCATGACCAGCGCCGACGCCAAGCTGAACGTCGGTACGGGCGGGTCGCTGAAGAGCCTGATCAACATCAACCAGCTCGATGGCCTGGTCACCAATAACGGCCTGATCACCTCGGTCGGCGATTATTTCCTGCTCAGCGGCGGGGTTACCGGTTCGGGCCGCTTCAACGCGCCGTACTTCACCAGCGCGACCGGCATCTTTGCGCCGGGTACGACGGGGACTGCGGGCACGCTGACCTTTGGAGGCAACCTCGTTCTGTCATCGGGCACGCATTATTTCATCGACCTCGGGTCGAACGGCGTGTCGGACAAGATCGCGGTAGTCGCGACGACCTTCAACGGCGCCACGCCGACCAACGGTACGGTCAGCCTCGGCGGCCAGCTCGGCTTCGCGATCATGCCGAATTCGGTCATCCGCTCGACCGACGTCTACACCATCCTGACCGCGGAGGGCGGGTTCGCCGACCTGAACCGTTTCTCCCCCAACACCAGCCCGCTCAGCGCCATCCTCGGCGCGCCGCGCATCACCTACACGCCCAATGCGGTGCAGGTCTCGATCGATGTCGGCAAATATGCCGACCTCGCCACCTCGCCGATCCAGCGCGCCTATGCCCAGCTGCTCGACCAGAACCGCGCAGGAACCGGCCAGACCTTCGTCAACCTTTACGGCCCGCTCGATCTGCAGAATGCCGGTACGATCCGCGCGACGCTCGAGGGTTTCGCGCCACGTGCCGAAGCACTCAACTATTCGATCGGCACCGTGGCGGTCGACAATATGGCGCGCTTCTATCGTGATCGCCTGAACTCGCTGCAGCCAGGCGAGCTCGGCGGCACGCTGGCGCTGGTCGGCCAGCCGTTGAAATTGGCCGCGCTCAACATGAACGGCATGCTCGGCCAGCCGGAAGTGCGCAGCGATGCCGGTGACACCGTCCTGCAGGAAGGCAAGCTGCCGGAAACGGTCAGCGGGTTCATCGCCGGCGGCTATCTGAACGGCGACAGCAGCCCGATGCCGACCGCCGTGCCGCTTGGCGGGCGCAACCAGTTCGACGGCTATTACCTCGCCGCCGGCCTGGAAACCGAGCTCAGCGAGCATGCCGTTGCCGGCTTCGCCTTCTCGTACAGCAAGGTCGACGGCGACACGGCGATCGCCGGGCAGACGGCGCGCGGCGCGCTCTATCAGGGCACGATCTACGGCAAGGTCGAAAGTGTGAGCGGCATCGTGCTCGACGGTGTGGCCAGCGCCGGCCTGTTCGCGACCCGCACCGAGCGGACCGCGGCGATCCTCGCCACGACCTACCGGCTCGAGGCGAAGGACCAGTCGCTGGCCCTGTCGGCCGAAATCGGCCTGGGCAAGAATTTCGACCTCGGTCAGCTCAAGGTCGGTCCGCGGGTCTCGCTCCGCGCCAGCCGGATCGGGTTCGATCGGGTGGCGGAAACCGGCGGCGGCCCGGCACTGGTCTATGATCGGGAAAATCTCGACAGCCTGCAGGCCCGGGCCGGCTTGACCGCCAGCGCCAAGGGGACGTTCCGCCCCTATCTGTCGGCCTATTATGTCCATGATTTCGCCAATCAGCCCGCGGCGTTCGGCGCGAACTTCGTCGGCGGCGTCGGCCCCAACGCATTGTTCGCGATGACCGGCGAGGATAACGACTGGGCCGAAATCGGCGGCGGCATCGCCTTTGGCAGCGACAAGGCGGAGTTCTCGGTCGGCGCCGACACGACGCTCAGCCGCAGCGACGTCGCCAACCAGAGCTATCGCGCATCGGTCAAGCTGCGCTTCTGA